A region of Paenibacillus sp. JNUCC-31 DNA encodes the following proteins:
- a CDS encoding LPXTG cell wall anchor domain-containing protein, which yields MLLLLIQTLFGTSAWTVSAAAGEQDSAASMQDSTVSEQNSAVNMQESVTDDVYNQPAPVANTEGILTKAVLTDMNGTVIDAVYNPDSSLDIGAAVNLSYEWELPNGHGYKNGDTFTFDLPQQFEIFTDIDAPLVAGQGEVGRFTVDRDGKVVMTFNDYVESHSNISGKLEIRTEFKKEVLKGSTEIIIAIPIKSGVQTIIVNLKPNGGKLIDKQGKAIGKDRIDWTVQVNKSLDKIKHAVITDAMPEGLELIADSVEVYHLQVNGDGSALPGDKVEAGKYTVETNGGTKLELAFQDETISKAYEIRFSTKPAGEQSRFENTAVLSGEGMEDAKSTATVTVDRGQFLDKSFSRDKDTGVITWTVKYNFNEKKVSKDQAVITDEFSAIHAWVADSLKVYKGNATDDKALLSSDEYTTTPTGTNGFKLQFAKDIDSPYTIVYQTKPVDRTIADGQQVKNKVVSGDSSKVVTVPAQGSRALVKGTWKVDFANKTARWLITFNGDKKPDGSKYSMENVVITDTFPHDGLEFVPDSVIVKADGNPVPASDYKIEYDNVRSGFAIKFSKTVNTTYTIEYETKFNIGWLKDSKLDFMNRASMTWSENGEIKGPIVRDASFSSDGYTKNNGGKDGSYNPVHKEITWNIKMNYNLDSLAQASVTDVLKQGQKLVPNSVKVYEMKLTGERNGIAKSTEVPASLYEVTEPSEANGNQLSIRFANPISSAYWIEFKTSLQGTVIVKDIDNTAELWNGSDKAATWNARVTVPHGGEYVKKSGAQNGNKIDWSIRINEGQSHISNAKIIDYPSVNQILIEDSFHLYATKTSANGQALKADELIKGKDYTLTIASLDGDQETFELKFTSDISTAYVLEYQSFITAGDKEAVQNKVALEGDQLKTELRETTEEVIVRTSSGSGSGGGVTGSLEVTKVDQDDKTKPLAGAKFVLYDKAGKWTPIVKTTDADGKILFTKLLYDDYILEELAAPEGYKIEQATWSVTIDSSIKGQDNVKKLTVTNRKEEPVQPGEPSNPTDPTDPTDPTDPTDPTDPTDPTDPTDPTDPTDPTDPTDPTNPTDPTDPTGPTDPTDPGNPTNPTDPTDPGTPGNPTDGKPGEPATPSDPGTPSVEVPDEDIPRGEPTTPQTPPTDYPETPPTEDPGTPTIDIGEDEIPRGVGEPEPQKPEPQKPEPQKPEKPAVPTPDSQTPASGITISTLPKTGESSRYPFYLVGLGLIVLGVLGRKRFTTK from the coding sequence ATGCTACTGCTACTGATTCAAACGTTGTTTGGCACTTCCGCTTGGACGGTAAGTGCAGCGGCTGGCGAGCAGGACTCAGCGGCTAGCATGCAGGACTCAACGGTTAGCGAGCAGAACTCAGCGGTTAACATGCAGGAATCAGTGACGGATGATGTATATAACCAGCCGGCGCCAGTCGCCAATACAGAGGGTATTTTAACAAAAGCCGTGTTAACCGATATGAACGGGACCGTGATTGATGCGGTATATAATCCGGACAGCAGCCTGGACATTGGCGCAGCTGTCAATCTCAGTTACGAATGGGAGCTTCCGAACGGACACGGCTACAAGAACGGGGATACATTTACCTTCGACCTGCCGCAGCAGTTTGAAATTTTTACGGATATTGATGCACCGCTCGTTGCTGGTCAAGGCGAAGTTGGCCGATTTACGGTCGATCGGGACGGAAAAGTTGTGATGACCTTTAACGATTACGTGGAGAGCCACTCCAACATCAGCGGCAAGCTGGAAATTCGTACGGAATTTAAAAAGGAAGTCTTGAAAGGAAGCACGGAAATCATTATTGCCATTCCGATAAAAAGCGGAGTGCAGACCATCATCGTGAATCTGAAGCCGAATGGCGGAAAGCTGATCGATAAGCAGGGGAAAGCGATTGGCAAAGACCGGATCGATTGGACGGTTCAGGTCAACAAGTCCCTGGATAAAATCAAGCATGCGGTCATCACGGATGCGATGCCTGAAGGCTTGGAGCTCATCGCCGACTCTGTGGAAGTTTACCACCTGCAGGTAAATGGTGATGGATCGGCGCTCCCTGGCGATAAGGTAGAGGCCGGCAAGTATACGGTCGAAACGAATGGCGGCACCAAACTGGAGCTTGCGTTCCAGGATGAGACGATTAGCAAAGCCTACGAGATTCGCTTTTCGACGAAGCCTGCCGGCGAGCAATCTCGCTTTGAGAACACCGCTGTACTGTCTGGCGAGGGGATGGAAGATGCCAAATCGACCGCTACGGTAACAGTGGACCGCGGCCAATTTTTGGATAAGTCGTTTAGCCGGGATAAGGATACCGGAGTCATCACGTGGACGGTGAAGTACAATTTCAACGAGAAGAAGGTTTCGAAAGATCAGGCAGTCATCACGGATGAATTCAGTGCGATTCATGCATGGGTTGCGGATTCGCTGAAGGTGTACAAAGGGAACGCTACGGATGACAAGGCATTGCTTTCGTCGGATGAATACACCACTACACCGACAGGTACGAACGGATTCAAACTTCAATTCGCGAAGGATATTGATTCGCCGTATACAATCGTTTACCAAACGAAGCCGGTTGATCGGACGATCGCTGACGGACAACAGGTGAAGAACAAAGTCGTGTCGGGGGATTCGTCCAAAGTAGTAACGGTTCCGGCTCAAGGAAGCCGTGCTCTGGTGAAAGGAACCTGGAAAGTCGATTTTGCCAACAAAACGGCAAGATGGCTTATTACTTTCAACGGCGATAAAAAGCCGGACGGCAGCAAGTACAGCATGGAAAACGTAGTTATCACGGATACATTCCCGCATGACGGCCTCGAATTCGTTCCGGATTCGGTGATCGTAAAAGCAGACGGGAACCCTGTTCCTGCGAGCGATTATAAAATCGAGTACGATAATGTTCGCAGCGGCTTTGCAATCAAGTTTTCCAAGACCGTGAATACGACCTATACGATTGAGTATGAAACGAAGTTCAACATCGGCTGGCTTAAGGACAGCAAGCTGGATTTCATGAACAGAGCTTCCATGACATGGAGCGAAAACGGCGAGATAAAAGGGCCGATAGTGCGGGATGCAAGCTTCTCCTCCGACGGATATACGAAAAATAACGGTGGGAAAGACGGCAGCTACAATCCGGTCCATAAAGAGATCACGTGGAACATTAAAATGAACTACAATCTCGATTCGCTTGCCCAAGCGAGCGTAACGGATGTCCTAAAGCAAGGACAAAAGCTTGTGCCAAACTCGGTTAAGGTGTACGAGATGAAGCTGACGGGGGAACGGAATGGCATTGCGAAGAGCACCGAAGTTCCGGCGTCTCTATATGAGGTGACGGAACCGTCCGAAGCGAACGGAAACCAGCTGTCCATTCGTTTTGCCAACCCGATCTCATCCGCATACTGGATTGAGTTCAAAACATCGCTGCAAGGCACGGTGATTGTCAAGGATATCGATAATACCGCTGAGCTGTGGAATGGCAGCGATAAAGCGGCGACATGGAACGCCAGAGTGACGGTTCCGCACGGCGGCGAATATGTGAAGAAAAGTGGTGCCCAGAACGGAAATAAAATCGATTGGTCCATTCGAATCAACGAAGGGCAATCACATATTTCCAACGCGAAGATTATCGACTATCCAAGTGTGAATCAGATCTTGATCGAGGATTCGTTCCACCTGTATGCAACCAAGACCAGTGCAAACGGTCAAGCGCTCAAAGCAGATGAACTGATCAAAGGAAAAGACTATACATTAACCATCGCAAGCCTTGACGGAGATCAAGAGACGTTTGAATTAAAGTTCACAAGCGATATCTCCACGGCTTATGTTTTGGAATATCAGTCGTTCATTACCGCCGGAGATAAAGAAGCAGTACAAAATAAAGTGGCGCTCGAAGGAGATCAGCTAAAAACCGAGCTTAGAGAAACGACGGAAGAGGTTATTGTCCGTACTTCATCCGGTTCAGGTTCGGGAGGCGGCGTAACGGGCAGCCTGGAAGTGACGAAGGTTGACCAGGATGATAAGACAAAGCCGCTGGCAGGAGCGAAGTTCGTGCTTTACGATAAAGCAGGCAAATGGACGCCGATCGTAAAAACAACGGATGCTGACGGAAAAATCCTTTTTACGAAACTGTTGTATGACGACTATATTTTGGAGGAGCTTGCAGCTCCGGAAGGATATAAGATCGAACAGGCAACGTGGAGCGTAACGATCGACTCCAGCATCAAGGGTCAAGACAATGTGAAAAAATTGACCGTAACGAACCGCAAAGAAGAGCCCGTTCAACCTGGCGAGCCTTCCAACCCAACGGACCCAACGGACCCAACGGACCCAACGGACCCAACGGACCCAACGGACCCAACGGACCCAACGGACCCAACGGACCCAACGGACCCAACGGACCCAACGGACCCAACGGACCCAACGAACCCAACAGATCCAACGGACCCAACGGGCCCAACAGATCCAACGGATCCTGGAAACCCAACCAACCCGACTGACCCGACAGATCCGGGAACACCGGGTAACCCCACGGATGGCAAGCCGGGAGAGCCCGCTACTCCGTCCGATCCAGGGACCCCATCCGTCGAGGTACCGGATGAAGACATCCCGAGAGGCGAACCGACAACTCCTCAAACGCCTCCGACAGACTATCCGGAGACGCCACCGACGGAAGATCCGGGGACACCTACCATTGATATCGGTGAGGATGAAATTCCGCGCGGTGTAGGCGAGCCGGAACCACAGAAACCAGAACCGCAGAAACCAGAACCACAGAAGCCGGAGAAGCCAGCAGTACCGACGCCGGATTCGCAAACTCCGGCATCGGGGATTACGATATCGACGCTTCCGAAAACCGGAGAGTCAAGCCGTTATCCGTTCTATTTGGTTGGTCTCGGACTCATCGTTCTTGGTGTGTTAGGCCGCAAACGATTTACCACGAAATAA
- a CDS encoding transglutaminase-like domain-containing protein yields the protein MLLIWTPVVQAAQSEDWLGLEQLDRGVIVIRYDVKAGVKTKIMIAKGQEKYTYALSPDKQQEVFPLQMGNGDYMVTVLEQVSGTKYKVVQETVVALQLKNSSKVFLNSVQNIDWSERDKAAQLAKKLTRSAQSDEEKVQAVYEYIVGTIRYDKALASSELSGYLPDINRTMAGKKGMCYDYASLFASMLRSIDIPTKLVMGNSEYVDVYHAWNEVYLNGQWVTIDTTVDASWKSSGAEFKMIKDASRYSTAKYF from the coding sequence ATGTTACTGATTTGGACTCCGGTTGTACAAGCTGCACAATCTGAAGATTGGCTGGGCTTGGAGCAGCTTGACCGTGGTGTGATCGTCATTCGATATGATGTGAAAGCCGGCGTCAAGACGAAGATCATGATTGCGAAGGGTCAGGAGAAATATACATATGCGCTTTCACCGGACAAGCAGCAGGAAGTGTTTCCGCTGCAGATGGGCAACGGTGATTACATGGTGACTGTGCTGGAACAAGTCAGCGGCACCAAATATAAGGTCGTTCAGGAAACGGTAGTTGCGCTTCAACTGAAGAACAGTAGCAAAGTGTTTTTGAACTCTGTACAAAATATCGATTGGAGTGAACGGGACAAGGCAGCTCAGCTCGCTAAGAAGCTAACCCGATCTGCCCAGTCCGATGAAGAGAAAGTACAGGCTGTTTATGAATATATTGTTGGAACAATCCGGTACGATAAAGCTCTTGCATCCAGTGAGCTGTCGGGCTACCTTCCCGATATCAATCGTACAATGGCAGGGAAGAAAGGGATGTGCTATGATTACGCCTCCCTATTCGCTTCCATGCTGCGGAGTATCGATATTCCGACAAAGCTTGTGATGGGGAATTCGGAATACGTCGATGTGTACCACGCTTGGAATGAAGTTTATTTGAATGGGCAATGGGTAACCATTGACACCACTGTCGATGCGAGCTGGAAAAGTAGTGGAGCCGAATTCAAAATGATTAAAGACGCCTCCCGTTATTCCACAGCTAAATATTTCTAA
- a CDS encoding S-layer homology domain-containing protein has translation MKSNKKRLFAAAMGVVLLSNTFAASNVLAASDETTIPLPPQPAWGYFVDTYKNNTGASMTIDGNPAIGTLSKFLTLWTPGSSWNDGNKLNPQVLDYNIDYVEDRSKTRTAKDEEDAYYTDRRNQTYGAAEGLGALTDVYREKSGTVTSITYIPQEALTTKFTDTNDSNKGGDSNSELGKMVDLVGKVRGDYASTQQAKKFYQYMRPFRWKDQSVIVPTLVAVQSSNPSSDGGFPSGHTNASYLAAIALAYSVPERFQELLTRASEMGDDRIVAGMHSPLDVMGGRVLATAFAASALNDPDNQQLKQDAYKQAHDILLKQNGTAEDRFTDYQKNKDEYTQRLTYGFQQINSATEPAAVPKGAEVLLETRQPYLTDQQRRAVLATTGIESGYPVLDDPEGWGRLNLFAAADGYGAFNSDVTVMMDAGKGGFNAVDVWRNNISGTGKLTKEGSGTLKLRGANTYSGGTQVSAGTLEGDTATAFGSGDVVNSGGTVTESVTGKWNIEGNFTQAADGMLELNVASANDVLDVKGTVSTAGTLHVNFASNYVPVPGEITLVSHGVNQQSGKFASVQVDGLPSQYNAQVKYESNRIALVITDTITNPGTTPTTPSTPGTGGGSVTIPTPSTPSTGSGTDSGTVTTSPTTEPTVPPTAQVHPFKSGVVSQETVLKTVNEAIAATKNEQKTFSDISGHWADRSIGTAMKLRMVDGYENGSFRPNASVTRAEFTAMIARAFGLGENSASASFKDTRSSWAAGYISALADKGVITGYADGSFKPNATISRAEMVTIIARVLDLNTLANGAPASFNDVDSSNWAAAAIAQASSANLVQGRSSSVFSPSGKATRAEAVTMIIRALESDSSIKALIEGL, from the coding sequence ATCAAAAGCAACAAGAAGAGATTGTTCGCCGCAGCGATGGGAGTTGTTCTTTTATCAAATACCTTTGCCGCAAGCAACGTGCTCGCCGCATCGGATGAGACGACCATTCCATTGCCGCCGCAGCCGGCGTGGGGGTATTTTGTAGATACGTACAAAAATAACACGGGAGCAAGCATGACTATCGATGGCAATCCGGCAATAGGTACTCTTTCCAAGTTTCTAACATTATGGACACCAGGTTCATCCTGGAATGACGGTAATAAACTGAATCCACAGGTGTTGGACTACAATATTGATTATGTAGAAGATCGTTCCAAAACGCGTACCGCCAAGGACGAGGAGGATGCTTACTATACGGATCGAAGAAACCAGACGTATGGAGCTGCAGAGGGCCTGGGTGCTTTGACAGATGTATATCGTGAGAAATCAGGAACGGTAACTTCTATTACGTATATTCCACAAGAAGCGTTGACAACGAAATTTACAGATACGAATGATTCCAATAAGGGTGGAGATTCCAACTCTGAGCTAGGTAAAATGGTGGATTTGGTTGGTAAAGTGCGGGGGGATTATGCCTCAACGCAACAAGCGAAGAAATTCTACCAATATATGAGACCTTTCCGTTGGAAAGATCAGTCTGTGATCGTTCCTACACTGGTTGCGGTACAAAGTAGCAATCCGTCCAGCGACGGTGGCTTCCCAAGTGGACACACCAATGCATCTTATCTTGCCGCGATTGCACTGGCATACTCCGTTCCTGAGCGCTTTCAGGAGCTGCTGACACGTGCATCCGAAATGGGAGATGACCGGATTGTAGCCGGCATGCACTCTCCACTTGATGTTATGGGAGGTCGGGTACTTGCGACGGCATTCGCAGCTTCGGCTTTAAATGATCCAGATAATCAGCAGCTGAAACAAGATGCGTACAAGCAGGCGCATGATATCCTTTTGAAACAAAACGGAACAGCAGAAGATCGTTTTACGGATTACCAAAAAAATAAAGACGAATACACACAACGTTTAACTTACGGATTCCAGCAGATCAATTCTGCTACCGAACCCGCAGCTGTACCTAAAGGCGCAGAAGTGCTACTTGAAACCAGACAGCCTTACCTGACAGATCAGCAACGCCGTGCCGTACTGGCAACAACGGGCATTGAATCCGGTTATCCGGTATTGGATGATCCAGAAGGCTGGGGACGTCTCAATCTGTTCGCTGCGGCAGATGGATACGGTGCATTCAATAGTGATGTAACGGTCATGATGGATGCTGGCAAGGGTGGTTTCAACGCCGTAGACGTTTGGCGGAACAACATCTCCGGTACAGGCAAGCTCACGAAGGAAGGCAGCGGTACATTGAAGCTGCGGGGAGCGAATACGTACTCCGGCGGTACTCAGGTTAGTGCAGGCACATTGGAAGGGGATACAGCTACTGCTTTCGGGAGTGGCGATGTAGTCAACAGCGGCGGTACGGTTACGGAGAGCGTAACTGGCAAATGGAACATCGAGGGCAACTTCACGCAGGCCGCTGACGGTATGCTGGAGCTCAACGTAGCTTCCGCAAATGACGTGCTCGACGTTAAAGGTACAGTTAGTACTGCTGGAACATTGCATGTTAATTTTGCCAGCAACTATGTACCTGTCCCGGGTGAGATTACGCTTGTAAGCCATGGCGTCAATCAGCAAAGCGGTAAATTTGCTTCTGTTCAGGTGGATGGCCTGCCAAGCCAATATAATGCCCAGGTGAAGTATGAGAGCAACCGAATCGCCTTGGTGATTACGGATACAATAACAAATCCAGGGACTACGCCGACAACGCCATCTACTCCTGGTACTGGAGGCGGTTCAGTCACTATTCCAACACCGTCCACACCATCAACAGGTTCTGGAACGGATTCGGGTACAGTTACCACGTCTCCTACAACTGAACCAACAGTACCGCCGACAGCACAGGTTCATCCGTTCAAATCAGGTGTTGTGAGCCAGGAAACGGTGCTGAAGACAGTTAACGAAGCAATTGCCGCAACGAAAAATGAGCAAAAGACTTTCAGTGATATTTCTGGCCACTGGGCCGACCGAAGCATTGGAACTGCCATGAAATTGCGCATGGTGGATGGTTACGAGAATGGCTCGTTCCGACCTAACGCATCCGTTACCCGAGCGGAATTTACCGCGATGATTGCCCGGGCGTTTGGCCTTGGCGAGAATTCGGCTTCCGCCAGCTTCAAGGATACACGGTCAAGCTGGGCGGCCGGATATATTAGTGCCCTGGCTGACAAGGGAGTCATTACCGGTTATGCGGACGGAAGCTTCAAGCCGAATGCGACGATCTCCCGCGCCGAGATGGTGACGATTATTGCACGTGTGCTTGATCTGAACACACTTGCAAATGGTGCTCCGGCCAGCTTTAATGATGTGGACAGCAGTAACTGGGCAGCGGCTGCAATTGCGCAGGCTTCATCGGCCAACCTGGTGCAAGGACGATCCTCTTCCGTGTTCTCGCCGAGCGGCAAAGCTACACGGGCTGAAGCTGTGACGATGATCATCCGCGCACTGGAGAGCGATAGCTCAATCAAGGCACTGATCGAAGGGTTGTAA
- a CDS encoding helix-turn-helix domain-containing protein codes for MKKWSSAWAGLAISYGSIVVTIVLLICSFFYIYFSRSYNEELRNKNQLILENTARTIEGTVLQRVQQMYVDLSLDKSANIRLFADNADRSGLDQVVDLQELLKAKVAGNADIVQGIHLYYPERNIMLSSLYGLRYNADHSEGSAYYKDWLQKMRTNKQNSLWTPSRPIPKDIFTSHAGESSNELFTYAHSYPFRSTGETSDVIIAIDVKEDAVNRIIENMMPSEYQRTFIVNSAGSTVSNSQEQSPGQSNKYATSLKKMLDLGSTKGSFDDTIGDAPYVVSYQTLPSADWTIYSATPSSFYYEQSIMIQKLILGICLIALFIGLVLAALLVRANYNPIKRLVGRIKDLSGTGAAPNPIMNEYHLIDSAFIQLKDKVSNLEETLLANTPAIKHKVMLNLLQGNPEQRMGEEELTALGITRQYADYCCILLNTGVFHMGKDSHSQPTAISKVIHGLGSLSLQDSRLIAEELPDQRLAVILCTDVASEAMLNTFAQLLLAETRQQLQPDIQLSTGCWVNDLGDVHRSFNEAQAYMKYAYFLPELNILKDRAILQREHSQDEIPQAMLAKFRDKLQGRQMDEVIETIEQVVEHMREGQYPADYCHFILSNMVFIYSDVVKNVRYKHPLQFGHPDLYHEYTNLHDVLAYRNWLVESVTAFIEETEKRNSDRAVSTIELAKQYIEANLSEDLSLEAVGTKVFLSPKYLSKLFKEEMGVTYTDYVTSRRMEQAKVLMENNNMTIDRIASSVGYGTTAYFIKRFKDMYGCTPGHYVRNLSSAVMPEAGSRA; via the coding sequence ATGAAAAAATGGAGCTCTGCATGGGCCGGTTTGGCCATTTCATACGGTTCAATCGTGGTCACCATCGTGCTGCTGATCTGCTCGTTTTTCTATATCTATTTCTCGCGCAGCTACAATGAAGAATTAAGGAATAAGAATCAGTTGATTCTTGAGAATACAGCTCGTACCATTGAAGGAACCGTATTGCAACGAGTGCAGCAAATGTATGTAGATCTGTCACTCGATAAATCTGCCAACATCCGTCTGTTCGCGGATAACGCGGATCGAAGCGGGCTGGATCAGGTCGTTGACCTGCAAGAACTGCTCAAAGCGAAGGTAGCAGGCAATGCCGATATCGTTCAGGGCATCCATCTCTACTATCCTGAACGTAATATCATGTTGTCTTCCCTGTATGGGCTACGCTACAACGCGGATCACAGCGAAGGTTCCGCTTATTATAAGGACTGGCTTCAGAAGATGCGGACCAACAAACAAAATAGCCTCTGGACACCATCGCGTCCCATCCCGAAGGACATCTTTACCAGTCATGCGGGGGAGAGCAGCAATGAATTATTTACGTATGCGCACAGTTACCCTTTTCGTTCAACGGGTGAAACCAGTGATGTCATCATTGCGATTGATGTAAAAGAGGATGCAGTTAACCGTATCATTGAGAACATGATGCCTTCCGAATATCAACGGACTTTTATCGTCAATTCAGCAGGAAGTACCGTGAGTAATTCGCAAGAGCAGAGTCCGGGGCAGTCCAATAAGTATGCGACAAGTCTAAAGAAGATGCTTGATCTCGGTAGTACAAAGGGCAGCTTCGACGATACAATCGGGGATGCACCTTACGTTGTTTCCTATCAGACGCTTCCCTCCGCGGATTGGACCATCTATAGTGCAACACCCTCCAGCTTCTATTATGAACAATCCATCATGATTCAGAAACTCATTCTAGGCATCTGTCTGATTGCCCTGTTCATCGGGCTTGTCTTAGCCGCCTTGCTGGTACGGGCCAACTACAATCCGATCAAACGTCTGGTGGGACGCATCAAGGATCTGTCTGGCACAGGTGCAGCACCTAACCCGATTATGAACGAATATCACCTGATCGACAGTGCATTCATTCAGTTGAAGGATAAAGTAAGTAATCTGGAAGAAACATTGCTGGCGAACACCCCGGCAATCAAACATAAGGTGATGCTTAACCTCTTGCAAGGTAACCCTGAGCAGAGAATGGGGGAAGAGGAACTGACTGCTCTCGGCATAACACGGCAATACGCTGATTACTGCTGCATACTTCTGAATACCGGAGTTTTCCATATGGGGAAAGACTCACATAGCCAGCCTACTGCAATCTCCAAGGTGATTCACGGGCTTGGATCCCTTTCTCTGCAAGACAGCCGTCTGATTGCCGAAGAGCTGCCTGACCAAAGGCTCGCCGTCATCCTGTGTACCGATGTTGCCTCGGAAGCAATGCTGAATACATTCGCTCAGCTTCTGCTGGCTGAAACCAGACAGCAGTTGCAACCGGATATCCAGCTGTCCACGGGCTGCTGGGTCAATGATCTGGGTGATGTGCACCGCAGCTTCAATGAAGCACAGGCTTATATGAAATATGCTTATTTCCTGCCTGAGCTGAACATCTTGAAGGATCGTGCCATACTCCAGCGTGAACACAGCCAGGATGAAATTCCTCAGGCTATGCTTGCCAAGTTCAGGGACAAGCTCCAGGGCAGGCAGATGGATGAGGTGATCGAGACTATTGAACAGGTGGTTGAACATATGCGGGAGGGACAGTATCCCGCTGACTATTGCCATTTTATCCTGTCAAACATGGTATTTATCTATTCGGATGTGGTGAAAAACGTACGTTACAAGCATCCCCTTCAGTTCGGTCACCCCGATCTGTATCATGAGTACACGAATCTCCATGATGTTCTGGCGTACCGCAACTGGCTGGTGGAATCGGTCACAGCATTTATTGAAGAAACCGAGAAGCGCAACAGTGATCGGGCCGTCTCGACCATTGAACTGGCGAAGCAGTATATTGAAGCCAATCTGTCCGAAGACCTCTCGCTGGAGGCTGTTGGAACGAAGGTATTTCTTAGTCCAAAATATCTGAGCAAGCTCTTTAAGGAAGAGATGGGTGTTACCTATACCGACTATGTGACATCCCGCCGAATGGAACAGGCGAAGGTATTGATGGAGAACAACAATATGACCATTGATCGGATCGCAAGCTCCGTCGGGTATGGCACCACGGCCTATTTTATTAAACGATTCAAGGACATGTACGGCTGCACACCGGGTCATTATGTACGCAACCTCTCTTCGGCAGTGATGCCAGAGGCTGGATCAAGAGCGTGA
- a CDS encoding extracellular solute-binding protein: MSTKKLYHDKLFLTVLLLTIIAVVLGGCDLLSGTRAIAERQQGEMIDTDAGIAKYHISWTMHQNVPVPRDAEMLKAVEEQYGVDLDVWNLENNKYESLLDMKLAQGAIPDLFRIRQPQDLLKYQQQGVLAEIPVETLNTYAPNLMRIIHEQAPAYEQAGVIDGRYYGIPVINPTNIYRTPVVYRQDWLDKLGLPVPQTLAEFEKVIYAFTFEDPDGNGIQDTYGLSSEGMNVVFGAFGQIIFADQLYFSTKDGKKAIGALEPEMKEALTYLRKWYKDGVIDPEFVTGENKGGYKHLSHPFINGKIGMTSMGNYYHWIQDGDYEDWHVERGGKVVKSPVQAAFNVKELTAKFPEAKVVFGKPFTGPHGQRGSKGYDMLMSFTAIGADAVKEPGKLEMILRILDEVSASPDPDKAASMTYGVENKHWVWTPTEPRNIVIMPPYDTMFGFQNTIGANIGMTVPLKQTGEREQWAATLHLDQDGIYNALEVATPALAKYGDSLIRLKNKAYIAFITGERQLSEFDEFVQEFMSAGGAEVVKEANAWKQ, translated from the coding sequence ATGAGTACGAAGAAGCTCTATCACGATAAGCTGTTTCTGACCGTATTGCTTCTGACCATCATTGCTGTCGTTCTTGGCGGCTGTGATCTGCTGTCCGGAACCAGGGCCATTGCAGAACGACAACAGGGCGAAATGATTGATACCGATGCCGGGATAGCCAAATACCATATTTCATGGACGATGCATCAGAACGTGCCCGTGCCGAGAGATGCGGAGATGCTGAAGGCCGTAGAAGAACAATATGGTGTTGATCTGGACGTTTGGAATCTGGAAAACAATAAATACGAGTCGCTTCTCGACATGAAACTGGCCCAAGGGGCCATTCCTGATCTGTTTCGCATTCGTCAGCCACAGGACCTGCTAAAGTACCAGCAGCAAGGGGTACTTGCCGAGATTCCCGTGGAGACGCTGAACACATATGCCCCGAATCTGATGCGCATCATTCATGAACAGGCGCCTGCCTATGAGCAAGCTGGTGTAATTGACGGCAGATATTACGGAATTCCTGTCATCAATCCCACCAACATCTACCGTACACCTGTAGTGTATCGGCAGGATTGGCTGGACAAGCTGGGTCTGCCCGTTCCGCAGACACTGGCGGAATTCGAGAAAGTCATCTATGCGTTTACGTTTGAAGATCCCGACGGCAACGGCATCCAGGATACGTATGGCTTGTCCAGTGAAGGCATGAACGTTGTATTTGGAGCCTTCGGTCAGATCATTTTTGCCGATCAACTTTACTTCAGCACGAAGGATGGAAAAAAGGCCATTGGTGCACTGGAACCCGAAATGAAGGAAGCATTAACCTACTTGCGTAAATGGTACAAAGACGGCGTGATTGATCCCGAATTTGTGACTGGCGAGAATAAGGGCGGCTACAAACATCTGTCCCACCCGTTCATTAACGGAAAAATCGGGATGACCTCCATGGGCAACTACTACCACTGGATTCAGGATGGTGATTACGAGGATTGGCACGTTGAACGTGGCGGAAAAGTGGTAAAAAGCCCAGTACAAGCTGCATTTAATGTAAAAGAACTCACGGCCAAGTTCCCGGAAGCAAAGGTTGTCTTTGGCAAACCTTTCACTGGACCCCATGGACAACGCGGCTCCAAAGGCTACGATATGCTGATGAGCTTTACGGCAATTGGCGCTGATGCAGTCAAAGAACCAGGCAAGCTGGAGATGATCCTCCGCATCCTGGACGAGGTTAGTGCAAGCCCTGATCCAGACAAAGCAGCAAGCATGACCTACGGCGTGGAAAATAAACACTGGGTCTGGACACCCACCGAGCCCCGGAATATCGTCATCATGCCACCGTACGACACGATGTTCGGGTTTCAGAATACGATTGGTGCCAATATCGGCATGACCGTTCCGCTGAAACAGACGGGAGAACGGGAGCAGTGGGCCGCTACGCTACATCTGGATCAGGACGGCATTTATAATGCGCTGGAGGTCGCTACCCCCGCTCTCGCCAAGTATGGCGATTCGTTGATCCGTTTAAAAAACAAAGCCTATATCGCGTTTATTACAGGTGAGCGGCAGCTCAGTGAGTTCGATGAGTTCGTACAGGAGTTCATGTCCGCAGGCGGCGCAGAAGTGGTGAAGGAAGCGAACGCGTGGAAGCAGTAG